One window from the genome of Magnolia sinica isolate HGM2019 chromosome 4, MsV1, whole genome shotgun sequence encodes:
- the LOC131243655 gene encoding syntaxin-61-like isoform X2: protein MSSAQDPFYIVKEEIQGSIDKVHTTFHQWEHIPSNTGEWVHLTKELVAGCESVEWQVDELHKAISVAARDPASYGIDEVELEKRRRWTNNARAQVRNMRKTVEAGKEQSNLVNTGLSGMRQELMPVSNGRPYQAGRSDQYNTQHNENFISAETDRQLLLIKQQDEELDELTASVQRIGGVGLTIHEELAGQGRILDELSLEMDGTMNRLDFVQKKIALVMKKASLKGQLMIIAFLVLLFIILFVLVFFT, encoded by the exons ATGTCTTCGGCTCAAGATCCATTTTACATCGTTAAAGAGGAAATTCAGGGATCA ATTGATAAAGTGCACACTACTTTTCACCAATGGGAACATATACCTTCGAACACTGGTGAGTGGGTTCATCTCACAAAAGAGCTTGTTGCTGGTTGTGAAAGTGTTGAATGGCAG GTGGATGAATTGCACAAGGCAATTTCAGTAGCAGCAAGAGATCCGGCCTCGTATGGCATTGATGAAGTTGAACTTGAGAAACGGAGGAGATGGACCAACAATGCTCGGGCTCAG GTGCGCAACATGAGGAAGACTGTGGAAGCAGGAAAGGAGCAGAGCAATCTGGTCAACACAGGTCTAAGTGGGATGCGTCAGGAACTAATGCCAGTTTCAAATGGTCGCCCTTATCAGGCAGGCAGATCTGATCAGTACAATACCCAACACAACGAGAATTTCATTTCAGCAGAAACAGATAGGCAATTGCTCCTTATAAA GCAACAAGATGAAGAGCTGGATGAGCTGACTGCAAGTGTACAGAGAATTGGGGGTGTAGGCCTTACTATACACGAAGAACTTGCTGGTCAG GGGAGGATTTTAGATGAATTGAGCTTGGAGATGGATGGCACCATGAATCGTCTTGATTTTGTTCAG AAAAAGATTGCTCTGGTTATGAAGAAAGCGAGTCTGAAAGGTCAGCTTATGATAATAGCCTTTTTGGTACTTCTATTCATTattctttttgttttggttttcttCACGTAG
- the LOC131243655 gene encoding syntaxin-61-like isoform X3, with protein sequence MSSAQDPFYIVKEEIQGSIDKVHTTFHQWEHIPSNTGEWVHLTKELVAGCESVEWQPWLLLVFGCNFHQCSDFDIKVDELHKAISVAARDPASYGIDEVELEKRRRWTNNARAQVRNMRKTVEAGKEQSNLVNTGLSGMRQELMPVSNGRPYQAGRSDQYNTQHNENFISAETDRQLLLIKQQDEELDELTASVQRIGGVGLTIHEELAGQGRILDELSLEMDGTMNRLDFVQKWFARSLLIHVPTF encoded by the exons ATGTCTTCGGCTCAAGATCCATTTTACATCGTTAAAGAGGAAATTCAGGGATCA ATTGATAAAGTGCACACTACTTTTCACCAATGGGAACATATACCTTCGAACACTGGTGAGTGGGTTCATCTCACAAAAGAGCTTGTTGCTGGTTGTGAAAGTGTTGAATGGCAG CCCTGGCTGCTGCTGGTTTTTGGATGTAACTTCCATCAATGTTCAGATTTTGATATCAAG GTGGATGAATTGCACAAGGCAATTTCAGTAGCAGCAAGAGATCCGGCCTCGTATGGCATTGATGAAGTTGAACTTGAGAAACGGAGGAGATGGACCAACAATGCTCGGGCTCAG GTGCGCAACATGAGGAAGACTGTGGAAGCAGGAAAGGAGCAGAGCAATCTGGTCAACACAGGTCTAAGTGGGATGCGTCAGGAACTAATGCCAGTTTCAAATGGTCGCCCTTATCAGGCAGGCAGATCTGATCAGTACAATACCCAACACAACGAGAATTTCATTTCAGCAGAAACAGATAGGCAATTGCTCCTTATAAA GCAACAAGATGAAGAGCTGGATGAGCTGACTGCAAGTGTACAGAGAATTGGGGGTGTAGGCCTTACTATACACGAAGAACTTGCTGGTCAG GGGAGGATTTTAGATGAATTGAGCTTGGAGATGGATGGCACCATGAATCGTCTTGATTTTGTTCAG AAGTGGTTTGCCCGCTCCCTACTGATACATGTGCCTACCTTTTGA
- the LOC131243655 gene encoding syntaxin-61-like isoform X1 translates to MSSAQDPFYIVKEEIQGSIDKVHTTFHQWEHIPSNTGEWVHLTKELVAGCESVEWQPWLLLVFGCNFHQCSDFDIKVDELHKAISVAARDPASYGIDEVELEKRRRWTNNARAQVRNMRKTVEAGKEQSNLVNTGLSGMRQELMPVSNGRPYQAGRSDQYNTQHNENFISAETDRQLLLIKQQDEELDELTASVQRIGGVGLTIHEELAGQGRILDELSLEMDGTMNRLDFVQKKIALVMKKASLKGQLMIIAFLVLLFIILFVLVFFT, encoded by the exons ATGTCTTCGGCTCAAGATCCATTTTACATCGTTAAAGAGGAAATTCAGGGATCA ATTGATAAAGTGCACACTACTTTTCACCAATGGGAACATATACCTTCGAACACTGGTGAGTGGGTTCATCTCACAAAAGAGCTTGTTGCTGGTTGTGAAAGTGTTGAATGGCAG CCCTGGCTGCTGCTGGTTTTTGGATGTAACTTCCATCAATGTTCAGATTTTGATATCAAG GTGGATGAATTGCACAAGGCAATTTCAGTAGCAGCAAGAGATCCGGCCTCGTATGGCATTGATGAAGTTGAACTTGAGAAACGGAGGAGATGGACCAACAATGCTCGGGCTCAG GTGCGCAACATGAGGAAGACTGTGGAAGCAGGAAAGGAGCAGAGCAATCTGGTCAACACAGGTCTAAGTGGGATGCGTCAGGAACTAATGCCAGTTTCAAATGGTCGCCCTTATCAGGCAGGCAGATCTGATCAGTACAATACCCAACACAACGAGAATTTCATTTCAGCAGAAACAGATAGGCAATTGCTCCTTATAAA GCAACAAGATGAAGAGCTGGATGAGCTGACTGCAAGTGTACAGAGAATTGGGGGTGTAGGCCTTACTATACACGAAGAACTTGCTGGTCAG GGGAGGATTTTAGATGAATTGAGCTTGGAGATGGATGGCACCATGAATCGTCTTGATTTTGTTCAG AAAAAGATTGCTCTGGTTATGAAGAAAGCGAGTCTGAAAGGTCAGCTTATGATAATAGCCTTTTTGGTACTTCTATTCATTattctttttgttttggttttcttCACGTAG